From Deferrisoma camini S3R1, the proteins below share one genomic window:
- a CDS encoding efflux RND transporter periplasmic adaptor subunit gives MANQPKRRRIGVIVLKVVLPLLALAAGVAGFKALVETRKPPARQERVRQGPLVRVWKAQPEDVRVEVTAHGTVRPAAEIDLVPQVAGEVVEVSPNLVTGGFVAEGEVLVRIDRADYELQLRAARAEVERATYQLERIRAEAESAREEWRQVYGEDPPPDDDSLLFRGPQLRQARAELEAARARVATAELALARTVLRAPFAARVRSEAVDLGQYVSPGKAVARLYATDAVEVVFPVATEDLGWIGRPDPKTGPLARLEGTFGRPGRWQGRVVRTEAVVDEASRTVGLVVRVPDPFRPGRVPLPVGLFVTGRIRGRVLRGVFPLPREALREGGVVWVVDDAGRLRFRPVEVVRVEGDRVLVSRGLSAGDRVVVSRVGAATDGMAVRVAEDRR, from the coding sequence ATGGCAAACCAACCAAAACGACGTCGGATCGGCGTCATCGTTCTCAAGGTCGTGCTTCCCCTCCTGGCCCTGGCCGCGGGGGTGGCGGGGTTCAAGGCGCTGGTGGAGACCCGCAAGCCCCCGGCACGGCAGGAGCGGGTGAGGCAGGGCCCCCTGGTGCGGGTCTGGAAGGCCCAGCCCGAGGACGTGCGGGTGGAGGTGACGGCCCACGGCACCGTGCGGCCCGCAGCGGAGATCGACCTGGTGCCCCAGGTGGCCGGCGAGGTGGTGGAGGTCTCCCCCAACCTGGTGACCGGCGGGTTCGTGGCCGAGGGCGAGGTGCTGGTGCGGATCGACCGGGCCGACTACGAGCTCCAGCTCCGGGCGGCCCGGGCCGAGGTGGAGCGGGCCACCTACCAGCTGGAGCGGATCCGGGCCGAGGCCGAGTCGGCCCGGGAGGAGTGGCGGCAGGTGTACGGCGAGGACCCGCCCCCGGACGACGACAGTCTGCTGTTTCGGGGGCCCCAGCTACGCCAGGCCCGGGCCGAGCTGGAGGCTGCCCGGGCCCGGGTGGCCACGGCCGAGCTGGCCCTGGCGCGGACCGTGCTGCGGGCCCCGTTTGCGGCGCGGGTGCGCTCCGAGGCCGTGGACCTGGGCCAGTACGTGAGCCCGGGCAAGGCCGTGGCCCGGCTGTACGCCACTGACGCGGTGGAGGTGGTGTTCCCCGTGGCCACGGAGGACCTGGGCTGGATCGGTCGGCCCGACCCGAAGACCGGGCCCCTGGCCCGGCTGGAGGGGACCTTCGGCCGGCCGGGCCGGTGGCAGGGCCGGGTGGTGCGCACCGAGGCGGTGGTGGACGAGGCGTCCCGCACCGTGGGGCTGGTGGTCCGGGTGCCGGACCCGTTCCGGCCCGGCCGGGTGCCGCTTCCGGTGGGGCTGTTCGTGACCGGCCGGATCCGGGGCCGGGTCCTGCGGGGGGTGTTCCCCCTGCCGCGGGAGGCCCTGCGGGAGGGGGGCGTGGTGTGGGTGGTGGACGACGCCGGGCGGTTACGGTTCCGGCCGGTGGAGGTGGTGCGCGTGGAGGGGGACCGGGTCCTGGTGTCCCGGGGCCTGTCGGCCGGGGACCGGGTGGTGGTGAGCCGGGTGGGCGCGGCCACCGACGGCATGGCGGTGCGGGTGGCGGAGGACCGGCGGTGA
- a CDS encoding KdsC family phosphatase, which translates to MTLTERLARVELLLLDVDGVLTDGRVVIDDQGVETKAFDVTDGHGLKLLQRAGVEVGFVTGRRSRVVEHRARELGVTEVHQRVRNKLEVVREILGRRCLAPDRVAYVGDDLVDLPVITQVGVGITVADAPEYVRERALWVTSRPGGRGAVREVCEAILRARGAWAEVTRKYFHPEPLVP; encoded by the coding sequence ATGACGCTGACGGAACGGCTGGCCCGGGTGGAGCTGCTGCTCCTCGACGTGGATGGGGTGCTCACCGACGGCCGGGTGGTGATCGACGACCAGGGGGTGGAGACCAAGGCCTTCGACGTGACCGACGGCCACGGGCTGAAGCTGCTGCAGCGGGCCGGGGTGGAGGTGGGGTTCGTGACCGGCCGCCGCAGCCGGGTGGTGGAGCACCGGGCCCGGGAGTTGGGGGTGACCGAGGTGCACCAGCGGGTGCGCAACAAGCTCGAGGTGGTCCGCGAGATCCTGGGCCGCCGGTGCCTCGCGCCCGACCGGGTGGCCTACGTGGGCGACGACCTGGTGGACCTTCCGGTGATCACCCAGGTGGGGGTGGGGATCACCGTGGCCGACGCGCCGGAGTACGTGCGGGAGCGGGCCCTCTGGGTGACCTCGCGGCCGGGCGGCCGCGGGGCGGTGCGGGAGGTGTGCGAGGCCATCCTGCGGGCCCGGGGCGCCTGGGCCGAGGTCACCCGCAAGTACTTCCACCCCGAGCCCCTGGTGCCGTGA
- the lptC gene encoding LPS export ABC transporter periplasmic protein LptC, with translation MKAGWVTAALVVGAVAGWMLLQRPAAPPPEPARDPRTVSEGEGIEVVGQEPGGRVWTLRADRAQGVEEEASGELMGVTAEIRDPGQGPVRIESGRARVEEGRTVTFTGGVVIRWAGYEVRGASGRYERDRGRVVSPGRVVWTGPGLRVEGQGLIVELEPRVARLSGGVRARVGGRGP, from the coding sequence GTGAAGGCCGGCTGGGTCACGGCCGCGCTCGTGGTGGGGGCGGTGGCGGGTTGGATGCTCCTGCAGCGGCCGGCCGCTCCGCCGCCCGAGCCCGCGAGGGACCCGCGCACCGTGTCCGAGGGGGAGGGGATCGAGGTGGTCGGACAGGAGCCCGGCGGCCGGGTGTGGACCCTCCGGGCCGACCGGGCCCAGGGTGTGGAGGAGGAGGCCTCGGGCGAGCTCATGGGGGTGACCGCCGAGATCCGGGATCCGGGCCAGGGCCCGGTGCGGATCGAGAGCGGCCGGGCCCGGGTGGAAGAGGGCCGGACCGTGACCTTCACCGGCGGGGTGGTGATCCGGTGGGCGGGCTACGAGGTGCGGGGCGCCTCGGGCCGGTACGAGCGGGACCGGGGTCGGGTGGTGTCGCCGGGCCGGGTGGTCTGGACGGGGCCGGGGCTCCGGGTGGAGGGGCAGGGGCTCATCGTGGAGCTGGAACCCCGGGTCGCGCGTCTCTCCGGAGGGGTGAGGGCCCGGGTGGGAGGACGAGGACCGTGA
- the kdsA gene encoding 3-deoxy-8-phosphooctulonate synthase encodes MTHEVRIGPVRVGGGAPLALIAGPCVIESEDLALSVAEHLARLAERLGLAVVFKSSYDKANRTSLESFRGPGLDEGLRILERVRAETGLPVLSDVHAPAEARAAGEVLDCLQIPAFLCRQTDLLVAAGATGRPVNIKKGQFLAPEDMAPAAEKALSAGAAGVLLTERGTSFGYRYLVVDFQGLGRMRAIGWPVVFDATHSVQQPGALGGCSGGDRAAVPALARAAAAVGVDALFLEVHPDPDHALCDGPNSVALADLEALMGTVLALDRVRRGGTP; translated from the coding sequence GTGACCCACGAGGTGCGAATCGGCCCGGTCCGGGTGGGGGGCGGGGCGCCCCTGGCCCTGATCGCAGGCCCCTGTGTGATCGAGTCCGAGGACCTGGCCCTGTCGGTGGCCGAGCACCTGGCCCGGCTGGCCGAACGTCTGGGCCTGGCCGTGGTGTTCAAGAGCTCCTACGACAAGGCCAACCGCACGAGCCTGGAGTCGTTCCGGGGGCCGGGGCTGGACGAAGGGCTGCGGATCCTCGAGCGGGTCCGCGCCGAGACCGGCCTGCCGGTGCTGTCGGACGTGCACGCCCCGGCCGAGGCCCGGGCCGCCGGGGAGGTGCTGGACTGCCTGCAGATCCCGGCCTTCCTGTGCCGCCAGACCGACCTGCTCGTGGCGGCCGGGGCCACCGGCCGGCCCGTGAACATCAAGAAGGGCCAGTTCCTGGCCCCCGAGGACATGGCCCCGGCCGCTGAGAAGGCCCTGTCGGCCGGGGCTGCGGGGGTGCTGCTGACGGAGCGGGGCACCTCGTTCGGGTACCGGTACCTGGTGGTGGACTTCCAGGGGCTGGGGCGGATGCGGGCCATCGGGTGGCCGGTGGTGTTCGACGCCACCCACAGCGTGCAGCAGCCCGGCGCCCTGGGCGGGTGCTCGGGAGGCGACCGGGCGGCCGTGCCCGCCCTGGCCCGGGCGGCCGCGGCCGTGGGGGTGGACGCCCTGTTCCTGGAGGTCCACCCCGACCCGGACCACGCCTTGTGCGACGGGCCCAACTCGGTGGCCCTGGCGGACCTGGAGGCCCTGATGGGCACGGTGCTGGCCCTGGACCGGGTGCGAAGGGGAGGGACGCCGTGA
- a CDS encoding KpsF/GutQ family sugar-phosphate isomerase, with protein MSLLATARRVLEIEAGAIARLARDLGAEFDAAVELLEGCRGKVVLTGMGKSGIVCRKIAATLASTGTPAFFLHPAEGVHGDLGILARGDVVVAVSNSGETEELVEILPVIRRLELGLVAITGNRRSTLARRADVVLHVPVEEEACPLNLAPMASTTATLALGDALAAALMERKGFTAEDFARFHPAGSLGRQLVLQVDDLMHDGEAVPRVAAAEAMPEVLLEMTSKRLGLAGVFDPEGRLVGVITDGDLRRGLEQGPEFLEKRAGEVMTPDPKRVARGTLAVEALRTMERFAITALFVTEPDDPDRVCGVVHIHDLVKAGLR; from the coding sequence GTGAGCCTGCTGGCCACCGCCCGCAGGGTTCTGGAGATCGAGGCCGGCGCGATCGCCCGGCTGGCCCGGGACCTGGGGGCCGAGTTCGACGCGGCCGTGGAACTGCTGGAGGGGTGCCGCGGCAAGGTGGTCCTGACCGGCATGGGCAAGAGCGGCATCGTGTGCCGCAAGATCGCGGCCACCCTGGCCTCCACGGGCACGCCGGCGTTCTTCCTGCATCCGGCCGAGGGGGTGCACGGCGACCTGGGCATCCTGGCCCGGGGCGACGTGGTGGTGGCCGTGTCCAACTCGGGCGAGACCGAGGAGCTGGTGGAGATCCTGCCGGTGATCCGGCGCCTGGAGCTGGGGCTGGTGGCCATCACCGGCAACCGCCGATCCACCCTGGCCCGGCGGGCCGACGTGGTGCTCCACGTGCCGGTGGAGGAGGAGGCCTGCCCCCTGAACCTGGCGCCCATGGCCTCCACCACGGCCACCCTGGCCCTGGGCGACGCCCTGGCCGCGGCCCTGATGGAGCGAAAGGGGTTTACGGCCGAGGACTTCGCCCGGTTCCATCCGGCCGGGTCCCTGGGAAGGCAGCTGGTTTTGCAGGTGGACGACCTGATGCACGACGGCGAGGCCGTGCCCCGGGTGGCCGCGGCCGAGGCCATGCCCGAGGTGCTCCTGGAGATGACCTCGAAGCGCCTGGGCCTGGCCGGGGTGTTCGACCCGGAGGGGCGGCTGGTGGGGGTGATCACCGACGGAGACCTGCGCCGGGGCCTGGAGCAGGGCCCCGAGTTCCTGGAGAAGCGGGCCGGGGAGGTGATGACCCCCGACCCCAAGCGGGTGGCCCGGGGGACCCTGGCCGTGGAGGCCCTGCGCACCATGGAGCGGTTCGCGATCACGGCCCTGTTCGTCACGGAGCCGGACGACCCCGATCGGGTGTGCGGGGTGGTGCACATCCACGACCTGGTGAAGGCAGGGCTGCGATGA
- a CDS encoding CTP synthase, translating to MRTKFIFVTGGVLSSLGKGIASASLGALLEARGLTITLVKMDPYINVDPGTMNPFQHGEVFVTDDGAETDLDLGHYERFTRARLSVRNNFTTGQVYDTVISKERRGDYLGGTVQVIPHITDEIKQRIRDAAQGADIAIVEVGGTVGDIESLPFLEAIRQFRAEAGSRNVIYVHLTLVPYIAAAGELKTKPTQHSVNELRRIGIQPEVLICRTDRLLPAELKNKIALFCNVDRDAVITAKDVENIYEVPLNFHEEGLDDKVVELLNIWTGRPKLDGWQRIVETLRFPKDHVRIAIVGKYVDLKESYKSLSEALVHGGLGNECRVELEYVDSEAIETDGIPEVLGQVDGILVPGGFGQRGTEGKIAAIRYARENGIPFFGICLGMQLAVVEFARDRCGIAGAGSSEFDERCTDPVIDLMPDQRGVVEKGGTMRLGAYPCRLQEGTRSFAAYGVKEISERHRHRYEVNNAYRDTLQEHGMVLSGLSPDGRLVEMVELPDHPWFVGCQFHPEFKSRPMDPHPLFREFVRAALEFKHGRRGEA from the coding sequence ATGCGCACCAAGTTCATCTTCGTCACGGGCGGGGTTTTGTCGAGCCTGGGCAAGGGAATCGCCTCGGCGAGCCTGGGAGCCCTTCTGGAGGCCCGGGGGCTCACGATCACCCTGGTCAAGATGGACCCCTACATCAACGTGGACCCGGGCACCATGAACCCGTTCCAGCACGGCGAGGTGTTCGTCACGGACGACGGGGCCGAGACCGACCTGGACCTGGGCCACTACGAGCGGTTCACCCGGGCGCGGCTCAGCGTCCGCAACAACTTCACCACGGGCCAGGTGTACGACACGGTCATCAGCAAGGAGCGCCGGGGCGACTACCTGGGCGGCACGGTGCAGGTGATCCCCCACATCACCGACGAGATCAAGCAGCGCATCCGCGACGCGGCCCAGGGCGCGGACATCGCCATCGTGGAGGTGGGGGGCACGGTGGGCGACATCGAGAGCCTGCCGTTCCTCGAGGCGATCCGGCAGTTCCGGGCCGAGGCGGGCAGCCGCAACGTGATCTATGTGCACCTGACCCTGGTGCCCTACATCGCGGCCGCCGGCGAACTCAAGACCAAGCCCACCCAGCACAGCGTCAACGAGCTCAGGCGCATCGGTATCCAGCCCGAGGTGCTGATCTGCCGCACGGACCGCCTGCTGCCGGCCGAGCTCAAGAACAAGATCGCCCTGTTCTGCAACGTGGACCGGGACGCGGTGATCACGGCCAAGGACGTGGAGAACATCTACGAGGTGCCCCTGAACTTCCACGAGGAGGGCCTCGACGACAAGGTGGTGGAGCTGCTGAACATCTGGACCGGCCGGCCCAAGCTCGACGGCTGGCAGCGCATCGTGGAGACCCTTCGGTTCCCCAAGGACCACGTGAGGATCGCCATCGTGGGCAAGTACGTGGACCTGAAGGAGAGCTACAAGAGCCTGTCCGAGGCCCTGGTCCACGGCGGGCTCGGCAACGAGTGCCGGGTGGAGCTGGAGTACGTGGACTCCGAGGCCATCGAGACCGACGGCATCCCCGAGGTGCTTGGCCAGGTGGACGGCATCCTGGTGCCGGGCGGGTTCGGCCAGCGGGGCACCGAGGGCAAGATCGCGGCCATCCGGTACGCCCGGGAGAACGGGATCCCGTTCTTCGGCATCTGCCTGGGCATGCAGCTGGCCGTGGTGGAGTTCGCCCGCGACCGGTGCGGCATCGCCGGGGCCGGCTCGTCGGAGTTCGACGAGCGCTGCACCGACCCGGTCATCGACCTGATGCCCGACCAGCGAGGCGTGGTGGAGAAGGGGGGCACCATGCGGCTGGGGGCCTACCCCTGCCGCCTGCAGGAGGGCACCCGGTCCTTCGCGGCCTACGGGGTCAAGGAGATCAGCGAGCGGCACCGCCACCGCTACGAGGTGAACAACGCCTACCGCGACACCCTCCAGGAGCACGGCATGGTGCTGTCGGGCCTGTCGCCGGACGGACGGCTCGTGGAGATGGTGGAGCTGCCCGATCACCCGTGGTTCGTGGGGTGCCAGTTCCACCCGGAGTTCAAGTCCCGGCCCATGGACCCCCACCCCCTGTTCCGGGAGTTCGTGCGGGCCGCGCTGGAGTTCAAGCACGGCCGGAGGGGCGAGGCGTGA
- a CDS encoding efflux RND transporter permease subunit, which produces MIRGVKKGPIAWFVDNHVAANLLMVFVLAAGALTLGTIRQEVFPDIDLDVISITVAYPGASPEEVEEAICTRIEERVAAVDGVKSVASRAAEGVGTVLLELERGVDAGRVIRDVESEVDRITTFPDDAEEPVVTRLTRRRQVVDLVIYGDATERTLKVLADRVRDDLTALPELSQVEVLGTRDYEISIEVPEANLRKHGLTLSQVAEAVRRSSLDLPAGTLRTRGGEILVRTKGQRYTGREFERVVVLARPDGSRVLLGDIATVRDGFAEDAERITRFDGKPAVLLEIYRTGAQDAIEVAEAVRGYIAEHAADLPEGVRLTLWRDRTDILKARRDLLLRNARLGLVLVFGSLLLFLAPRLAFWVTMGIPVAFLGALALLPHLDVTINMISLFAFILALGIVVDDAIVVGEGVYQHLEQGRPGPVAAVLGAREMAGPVTFSVLTTIAAFVPLLFVEGTMGKFMRVIPIVVISAFALSLLEALFVLPAHLASVPPPTDRAGPLERFRRGFGRGLSWFVRGPYAWVLERAVAWRYLTVAGFTAVFLVTVGWVAGGRIQFVFFPKVESDRVTASLVMPEGTSLAETAAAVARIEAAARRLQREMADGGRPLVTHVYTLVGQSAGGAGPQAGGAGGSHLAAVRLQLLPSEERSVPSSRVAARWRELVGPVAGAESLTFVSSLFSTGEPIVVRLAGDRFDTLEAAAARVKEALATYPGVTDIRDSFQEGKLEMRLRLKPAARGLGLTLSDLARQVRAALYGEEALRVQRGRDEVKVMVRYPEAQRRSLGDVEAMWVRTPQGAEVPFSEVADVVLTRGYATISREDRKRVVDVTADVDEDVANAREVLTDLAARHLPGILSDFPGLSYTFEGQEKGRRESLESLGRGFGVALLAIFTLLAIPFRSYVQPLIVMTAIPFGVVGAIWGHVLLGLPLTILSLFGVVAVSGVVVNDALVLIDFANRSRRAGAPAARAAVEAGVRRFRPVLLTTLTTFFGLIPMIVEKSVQAQFLIPMAVSLAFGVAVSTTVTLLLVPSLYLVVEDLVGLVRAATGSRPVARLPSRLAGQDDRSTGLTPFGPGG; this is translated from the coding sequence GTGATCCGCGGGGTGAAGAAGGGCCCCATCGCCTGGTTCGTGGACAACCACGTGGCCGCGAACCTGCTGATGGTGTTCGTGCTCGCCGCCGGCGCGCTGACCCTGGGCACGATCCGGCAGGAGGTGTTCCCCGACATCGACCTGGACGTGATCTCGATCACGGTGGCCTACCCGGGCGCGAGCCCCGAGGAGGTGGAGGAGGCCATCTGCACCCGGATCGAGGAGCGGGTGGCCGCGGTGGACGGGGTCAAGAGCGTGGCCTCCCGGGCGGCCGAGGGGGTGGGCACGGTGCTGCTGGAGCTGGAGCGGGGCGTGGACGCGGGCCGGGTGATCCGGGACGTGGAGAGCGAGGTGGACCGGATCACCACCTTCCCGGACGATGCCGAGGAGCCCGTGGTCACCCGATTGACCCGCCGCCGGCAGGTGGTGGACCTGGTGATCTACGGCGATGCGACCGAGCGCACCCTCAAGGTGCTGGCCGACCGCGTCCGCGACGACCTCACGGCCCTGCCCGAGCTGTCCCAGGTGGAGGTGTTGGGCACCCGGGACTACGAGATCTCCATCGAGGTGCCCGAGGCCAACCTGCGCAAGCACGGCCTCACCCTCTCCCAGGTGGCCGAGGCGGTGCGGCGCTCCAGCCTGGACCTGCCGGCCGGAACCCTGCGCACCCGGGGCGGAGAGATCCTGGTGCGGACCAAGGGCCAACGCTACACCGGCCGGGAGTTCGAGCGGGTGGTGGTGCTGGCGCGGCCGGACGGCAGCCGGGTGCTCCTGGGCGACATCGCCACGGTGCGCGACGGGTTTGCCGAGGACGCCGAGCGGATCACCCGGTTCGACGGCAAGCCGGCCGTGCTCCTGGAGATCTACCGCACCGGGGCCCAGGACGCCATCGAGGTGGCCGAGGCGGTCAGGGGGTACATCGCCGAGCACGCGGCCGACCTGCCCGAGGGCGTGCGGCTGACCCTGTGGCGGGACCGCACCGACATCCTGAAGGCCCGGCGGGACCTGCTGCTTCGCAACGCGCGGCTGGGCCTGGTGCTGGTGTTCGGAAGCCTGCTCCTGTTCCTGGCGCCCCGGCTGGCGTTCTGGGTGACCATGGGGATCCCGGTGGCGTTCCTGGGCGCCCTGGCCCTGCTGCCCCACCTGGACGTGACCATCAACATGATCTCCCTGTTCGCGTTCATCCTGGCCCTGGGCATCGTGGTGGACGACGCCATCGTGGTGGGGGAGGGGGTGTACCAGCACCTGGAGCAGGGCCGGCCCGGCCCGGTGGCGGCCGTGCTGGGGGCCCGGGAGATGGCCGGGCCGGTCACCTTCTCGGTGCTCACCACGATCGCGGCGTTCGTGCCCCTGCTGTTCGTGGAGGGCACCATGGGCAAGTTCATGCGGGTGATCCCCATCGTGGTGATCTCGGCGTTCGCCCTGTCGCTGCTGGAGGCCCTGTTCGTCCTGCCGGCTCACCTAGCCTCGGTGCCGCCGCCCACGGACCGGGCCGGCCCCCTGGAGCGGTTCCGCCGGGGGTTCGGCCGGGGGCTCAGCTGGTTCGTTCGGGGGCCCTACGCCTGGGTGCTCGAGCGGGCCGTGGCCTGGCGCTACCTCACGGTGGCCGGGTTCACGGCCGTGTTTCTGGTGACCGTGGGGTGGGTGGCGGGCGGCCGGATCCAGTTCGTGTTCTTCCCCAAGGTGGAGTCGGACCGGGTCACGGCCAGCCTGGTCATGCCCGAGGGCACCTCCCTGGCCGAGACCGCGGCCGCCGTGGCTCGGATCGAGGCCGCGGCCCGCCGGCTCCAGAGGGAGATGGCGGACGGCGGCCGGCCCCTGGTGACCCACGTGTACACCCTGGTGGGCCAGTCGGCCGGCGGGGCCGGGCCCCAGGCCGGTGGAGCCGGCGGGTCTCACCTGGCCGCGGTGCGGCTCCAGCTCTTGCCGTCCGAGGAGCGGTCGGTGCCGTCGTCCCGGGTGGCGGCCCGGTGGCGGGAGCTGGTGGGGCCGGTGGCCGGGGCCGAGTCCCTCACCTTCGTCTCGAGCCTGTTCTCCACGGGCGAGCCCATCGTGGTGCGGCTGGCCGGGGACCGGTTCGACACCCTGGAGGCGGCCGCGGCCCGGGTGAAGGAGGCCCTGGCCACGTACCCGGGCGTCACCGACATCCGCGACTCGTTCCAGGAGGGCAAGCTGGAGATGCGGCTTCGGCTCAAACCCGCCGCGCGGGGGTTGGGGCTCACCCTGAGCGACCTGGCCCGCCAGGTTCGGGCGGCCCTGTACGGCGAGGAGGCCCTGCGGGTGCAGCGGGGCCGGGACGAGGTCAAGGTGATGGTGCGCTACCCCGAGGCCCAGCGACGCAGCCTGGGGGACGTGGAGGCCATGTGGGTGCGCACGCCCCAGGGGGCCGAGGTGCCGTTCTCCGAGGTGGCCGACGTGGTGCTGACCCGCGGCTACGCCACCATCTCCCGAGAGGACCGCAAGCGGGTGGTGGATGTGACCGCCGACGTGGACGAGGACGTGGCCAACGCCCGGGAGGTGCTCACCGACCTGGCCGCGCGGCACCTGCCCGGGATCCTGTCGGACTTCCCGGGGCTGTCCTACACGTTCGAGGGCCAGGAGAAGGGTCGCCGGGAGTCGCTCGAGAGCCTGGGCCGGGGGTTCGGCGTGGCCCTGCTGGCCATCTTCACCCTGCTGGCCATCCCGTTCCGGTCGTACGTGCAGCCCCTGATCGTGATGACCGCGATCCCGTTCGGCGTGGTGGGCGCGATCTGGGGCCATGTGCTCCTGGGGCTGCCCCTGACGATCCTGTCCCTGTTCGGGGTGGTGGCCGTATCCGGCGTGGTGGTGAACGACGCCCTGGTCCTCATCGACTTCGCCAACCGCAGCCGCCGCGCGGGCGCGCCGGCCGCCCGGGCCGCGGTGGAGGCTGGGGTCCGGCGGTTCCGGCCGGTGCTCCTGACCACCCTGACCACCTTCTTCGGCCTGATCCCCATGATCGTGGAGAAGAGCGTGCAGGCCCAGTTCCTGATCCCCATGGCCGTGAGCCTGGCGTTCGGCGTGGCGGTGTCGACCACGGTCACTTTGCTGCTGGTGCCCTCGCTGTACCTGGTGGTCGAGGACCTGGTGGGCCTGGTCCGGGCCGCGACCGGGAGCCGGCCGGTTGCCCGGCTGCCCAGCCGCCTAGCGGGCCAAGACGACAGATCCACCGGATTGACACCTTTTGGTCCGGGCGGGTAA
- the kdsB gene encoding 3-deoxy-manno-octulosonate cytidylyltransferase: MRAVAVIPARYGSSRFPGKPLVPLLEKPLIVWVVERAGACPAFAEVIVATDHPGIAEAARAAGARAVMTSPACRSGTDRVAEAARSVEADVVVNVQGDEPLVDPDDLAGLVAAMAGEDPPAMATLARPLADTAEWLRPDVVKVVCDGRGNALYFSRAPIPHFRDEAEASAGPRLPDRPPVRACKHLGVYAFRREALFAFTALPEGRLEQAERLEQLRALEAGWRIRVVAARSDSVGVDRPEDVARVEEMLRGGR, translated from the coding sequence GTGCGCGCCGTCGCCGTCATCCCTGCCCGGTACGGTTCCTCCCGGTTTCCCGGCAAGCCCCTGGTCCCCCTGCTCGAGAAGCCCCTGATCGTCTGGGTGGTGGAACGGGCCGGGGCGTGCCCCGCGTTCGCCGAGGTGATCGTGGCCACCGACCACCCGGGCATTGCCGAGGCGGCCCGGGCGGCCGGGGCCCGGGCCGTGATGACCTCGCCGGCCTGCCGCTCGGGCACGGACCGGGTGGCCGAGGCGGCCCGGTCCGTGGAGGCGGACGTGGTCGTGAACGTGCAGGGTGACGAGCCCCTGGTGGACCCGGACGACCTGGCCGGGTTGGTGGCTGCCATGGCCGGCGAGGATCCGCCGGCCATGGCCACGTTGGCCCGGCCGCTCGCGGACACGGCCGAGTGGCTGCGGCCCGATGTGGTCAAGGTGGTGTGTGACGGGCGGGGGAACGCCCTGTACTTCTCGCGGGCCCCGATCCCGCACTTTCGGGACGAGGCCGAGGCCTCCGCCGGGCCTCGGCTGCCCGACCGGCCCCCGGTCCGGGCCTGCAAGCACCTGGGGGTGTACGCGTTCCGGCGCGAGGCCCTGTTCGCGTTCACGGCCCTGCCCGAGGGCCGGCTGGAGCAGGCCGAGCGCCTGGAGCAGCTGCGGGCCCTGGAGGCCGGCTGGCGAATCCGGGTGGTAGCCGCCCGGTCCGACTCGGTGGGGGTGGACCGGCCCGAGGACGTGGCTCGGGTGGAGGAGATGTTGAGGGGAGGACGTTGA